A single genomic interval of Alistipes provencensis harbors:
- a CDS encoding SusC/RagA family TonB-linked outer membrane protein translates to MNELNVLKRICRHLLLAILLCAVSAATASAQVPTVTVDAKDVTIKELLQRIEANSQYTFAYVDADINPDKRVSVKAVNRSIASIIAEVLPNVNMEVKGLKIVLTAKRGGEFQTRKPADAGRTVRGLVTDESGAPVIGATVILKGTTTGTATNAAGEYAIDIRQADAVLVFSLIGYNKVEVALSDGQTEADVTLKSEAIAMDNVVVVGYGVQNKRDVTTAISSIKAEDFAGMPTADFRDAMAAKMPGVQVLTLGGQPDGNVSIRIRGIQSATSGNDPLYVIDGVPCDARAFSNLESSDIESLEVLKDASAAAIYGSRGSCGVILITTKRGQGERPVVSYDGQFSVSNVSKTIDMLNAYEFAQLYKEARDGSYLFSVPTGSIDDPYESRPETYHRVDPLITAYLQDKTGTMTDTDWQDAIFRTALSHKHSVSVSGRTKTLGYYIGANYLYREGTIIGSDFERYSLRANIDGKRNRLKYGVSFSPSYSKTNYISSDTQYNGDGVIASALMAPPVFPVYNADGSYNWDVNGFLRANTWDTQVNEVLNPVALALEIDDVREKINILGNAYVSYEFIKGLEYKFTAGGDYYSYIRNYYRPSYIPLRGMKYIDAPSDPKAQNNMNSYFHWTLSNQLSFNRTFGDHSVNAVAVYEAEKQSIQTSQIVGTGTAGDDKIRTTKGKTLDLDNTYNNKYAYTFASWLVRAQYSYKGRYMVSASIRGDGSSRFAPNTRWGYFPAASVGWRMSDERFLRNVKWLDDLKIRASVGQTGNAQIGNSEYLALYGTTNIDLGNGLTSQVYPSQIANNDLGWEKNTQYNIGLDVSLWRGTLGFTADYYYSKTTDMLFDVPVSSVSGLTSSNVNIGSMQNRGIELALTSRRSFGDFSYAFAANWSLNRNKVLSLGDENADIIKESSYAGGYYLTRVGQPVGCYYLLVQDGIFHNQEELNSYPHFDTTQVGDFRFVDANGNGILEKDADRVIVGNYMPDFYYGFSVNLSYKGFDLAANFQGVYGNEILNLERRYLLNMEASSNMMKESLQRYPYGELNRATRKSSGNNGACTSTFHLEDGSYLRLQNLSLGYTFPDRWTRKAGISKLRIYVQGSNLFTWTDYSGYNPEVNKRSTDALRPGEDYCSYPLSRTFSVGVNFNL, encoded by the coding sequence CTCAACGTTTTGAAAAGGATCTGCCGGCATCTGCTTCTGGCGATTCTCCTCTGCGCGGTGTCGGCCGCCACGGCTTCGGCTCAGGTGCCGACCGTCACCGTCGACGCGAAGGACGTTACCATCAAGGAGCTGTTGCAGCGCATCGAAGCCAACAGCCAATACACGTTCGCCTATGTCGACGCCGACATCAACCCCGACAAACGGGTGTCGGTAAAAGCTGTCAACCGCAGCATCGCCTCGATCATCGCCGAGGTGCTTCCCAATGTGAACATGGAAGTTAAGGGCCTGAAAATTGTCCTCACAGCCAAACGGGGGGGGGAATTTCAGACCCGCAAACCTGCTGACGCCGGCCGCACGGTCAGGGGTCTCGTAACCGACGAGAGCGGAGCACCCGTCATCGGCGCCACCGTCATCCTCAAGGGTACCACGACCGGCACGGCGACCAACGCCGCCGGCGAATACGCGATCGACATCCGGCAGGCCGATGCCGTGCTCGTCTTCTCGCTCATCGGCTACAACAAGGTCGAGGTGGCGCTCTCCGACGGACAGACCGAGGCCGACGTCACGCTGAAAAGCGAGGCGATCGCCATGGACAACGTGGTGGTCGTAGGTTACGGCGTCCAGAACAAACGCGACGTGACGACGGCCATCTCGTCCATCAAGGCCGAGGATTTCGCCGGCATGCCGACGGCCGACTTCCGCGACGCCATGGCGGCCAAGATGCCGGGCGTGCAGGTACTCACGCTGGGCGGACAGCCCGACGGCAACGTCTCGATCCGCATCCGCGGCATCCAGTCGGCGACCTCGGGCAACGACCCGCTCTACGTCATCGACGGCGTCCCGTGCGACGCCCGCGCCTTCTCGAACCTCGAAAGCAGCGACATCGAGAGCCTCGAAGTGCTCAAGGACGCTTCGGCCGCGGCGATCTACGGTTCGCGCGGCTCGTGCGGCGTCATCCTCATCACCACCAAGCGCGGTCAAGGAGAACGCCCCGTCGTAAGCTACGACGGCCAGTTCAGCGTCTCGAACGTTTCGAAAACGATCGACATGCTCAACGCCTATGAGTTCGCCCAATTGTACAAGGAGGCCCGCGACGGCTCCTACCTGTTCAGCGTCCCGACGGGTTCGATCGACGATCCTTACGAAAGCCGACCCGAGACCTACCACCGCGTCGACCCGCTCATCACGGCCTACCTGCAGGACAAGACCGGCACCATGACCGACACCGACTGGCAGGACGCCATCTTCCGCACGGCGCTGTCGCACAAGCACTCCGTATCGGTATCGGGGCGCACCAAGACGCTGGGTTACTACATCGGCGCCAACTACCTCTACCGCGAGGGTACGATCATCGGCTCGGACTTCGAACGCTACAGCCTGCGGGCCAACATCGACGGCAAGCGCAACCGGCTGAAATACGGCGTCAGCTTCTCACCCTCCTACTCGAAGACCAACTACATCTCCTCCGACACGCAGTACAACGGCGACGGCGTGATCGCCTCGGCGCTGATGGCACCCCCGGTCTTCCCGGTCTACAACGCCGACGGCTCCTACAACTGGGATGTAAACGGATTCCTGCGGGCCAACACATGGGATACGCAGGTGAACGAGGTGCTCAATCCCGTGGCGCTGGCACTCGAGATCGACGACGTACGCGAGAAGATCAACATTCTGGGCAACGCCTATGTCTCCTACGAGTTCATCAAAGGGCTGGAATACAAATTCACCGCCGGCGGCGACTACTACTCCTACATCCGCAACTACTACCGCCCGTCGTATATCCCGCTGCGGGGCATGAAATACATCGACGCCCCGTCGGACCCCAAGGCGCAGAACAACATGAACTCCTATTTCCACTGGACGCTCTCCAACCAGCTCTCCTTCAACCGCACCTTCGGCGACCACTCGGTCAATGCCGTGGCGGTCTACGAAGCCGAGAAACAGAGCATCCAGACCTCGCAGATCGTGGGCACCGGCACGGCCGGCGACGACAAGATCCGCACCACCAAGGGCAAGACCCTCGATCTGGACAACACCTACAACAACAAGTACGCCTACACGTTCGCCTCGTGGCTCGTGCGTGCTCAATACTCCTACAAGGGCCGTTACATGGTTTCGGCGTCGATCCGCGGCGACGGCTCGTCGCGCTTCGCCCCCAATACCCGGTGGGGTTATTTCCCCGCGGCCTCGGTAGGCTGGCGCATGAGCGACGAGCGTTTCCTGCGCAACGTAAAATGGCTCGACGACCTGAAAATCCGCGCCAGCGTAGGCCAGACCGGCAACGCCCAGATCGGCAACTCGGAATATCTGGCGCTCTACGGCACGACGAACATCGACCTCGGCAACGGACTCACCTCGCAGGTCTATCCCTCGCAGATCGCCAACAACGACTTGGGCTGGGAGAAGAACACGCAGTACAACATCGGCCTCGACGTCAGCCTTTGGCGCGGCACCCTCGGATTCACCGCCGACTATTACTATTCGAAGACCACCGACATGCTCTTCGACGTTCCGGTTTCGTCGGTGTCGGGACTCACCTCGTCGAATGTCAACATCGGCTCGATGCAAAACCGGGGTATCGAGCTGGCGCTCACCTCGCGGCGCAGCTTCGGCGACTTCTCCTACGCCTTCGCGGCCAACTGGTCGCTCAACCGCAACAAGGTGCTGAGCCTCGGCGACGAGAACGCCGACATCATCAAGGAGTCCTCCTATGCGGGCGGCTACTACCTCACGCGCGTCGGCCAGCCCGTCGGCTGCTACTACCTGCTCGTACAGGACGGCATCTTCCATAACCAAGAGGAGCTGAACTCCTACCCCCATTTCGACACCACGCAGGTCGGCGACTTCCGCTTCGTCGACGCCAACGGGAACGGCATTCTTGAGAAAGACGCCGACCGGGTGATCGTGGGCAACTACATGCCCGACTTCTACTACGGCTTTTCGGTCAACCTCTCCTACAAGGGATTCGATCTGGCCGCCAACTTCCAAGGTGTCTACGGCAACGAGATACTCAACCTCGAACGCCGCTACCTGCTCAACATGGAGGCTTCGTCGAACATGATGAAGGAGTCCCTGCAGCGCTATCCCTACGGCGAACTGAACCGCGCGACCCGTAAATCGAGCGGCAACAACGGCGCCTGCACCTCGACGTTCCACCTCGAGGACGGCTCCTACCTGCGCCTGCAGAACCTTTCGCTGGGCTACACCTTCCCCGACCGCTGGACCCGCAAGGCCGGCATCTCGAAGCTGCGCATCTATGTACAGGGGTCGAACCTCTTCACATGGACCGACTATTCGGGCTACAACCCCGAGGTCAACAAACGTTCGACGGACGCCCTGCGCCCGGGCGAAGACTACTGCTCCTACCCGCTGTCGCGCACGTTCAGCGTCGGTGTGAACTTCAACCTGTAA